A genome region from Purpureocillium takamizusanense chromosome 8, complete sequence includes the following:
- the PRP21 gene encoding SF3a splicing factor complex subunit (EggNog:ENOG503NV6A~COG:A~BUSCO:EOG09264RIE) codes for MATPAANGDASAALDNLKPPAGVVLPPREIRNILEKTAGYVARNGAVFEDRIRDKESQNPKFSFLNSSDAYFPYYQWRLSEIRAGRGTDIAAGRAGEAPKPEKPQGPPPPPEFEFSAKMPRLNQKDLDILKHTALFTAQHGRQWMTQLAQRETGNPQFQFLIPNHTFHNFFQHMVEQYSKILKCVEDARQKAKLIAELQKIAKNPHIVLERAKQRAEYAKFQQAEKRKKEEEEVQKAEEFARVDWGDFVVVETITFTEADESANLPPPTTLSDLQYASLEDRNKASISANLRIEEAMPGEELGMQNGYPQPSYPLPAHPSPAPAQAYQQAGPMQPAYHPAQPVRSAQEEEEARRIQERADAQARMQQAQVEARGGNAPMKIRENYVPRAAQRAANRQGTQTALCPNCKQQIPINELDEHMRIELLDPHWKEQKARAEARYAQANVSHADVANNLKRLASQRSDVFDPVTGQAISEDELARRKKAAMNSFDGNPEGKSQAHMNHLQSFNVEEQIRAIHQKFAADKK; via the exons ATGGCGACTCCAgcggccaacggcgacgcgtccgccgcgctcgacaacctcaagccgcccgccggtgTCGTTCTCCCGCCCCGCGAGATCCGCAACATTCTCGAGAAGACGGCCGGCTACGTGGCTCGCAACGGCGCCGTGTTCGAGGACCGTATCCGCGACAAGGAGAGTCAGAATCCCAAGTTCAGCTTCCTGAACAGCTCTGATGCCTACTTCCCCTACTACCAGTGGCGCCTCAGCGAGAttcgcgccggccgcggcaccgacatcgccgccggccgagcgggcgaggcgcccaAGCCAGAGAAGCCCCAGGgaccgcccccgccccccgaaTTCGAGTTCTCGGCCAAGATGCCGCGTCTCAATCAAAAAGACCTGGACATTCTGAAGCACACGGCGCTATTCACAGCccagcatggccgccagtGGATGACGCAGCTGGCCCAGCGCGAGACCGGCAACCCGCAGTTCCAGTTTCTGATTCCCAACCATACCTTCCACAACTTCTTCCAACACATGGTCGAGCAGTACTCCAAGATTCTCAAGTGCGTCGAGGATGCGAGACAAAAGGCGAAACTCATCGCTGAGCTACAGAAGATAGCCAAGAACCCCCACATTGTGCTAGAACGTGCCAAGCAGCGCGCAGAGTACGCCAAGTTTCAGCAGGCTGAGAAGcggaagaaggaggaggaggaggtgcaAAAGGCCGAGGAGTTTGCCCGCGTCGACTGGGGCGACTTTGTGGTTGTCGAAACCATCACGTTCACTGAGGCCGACGAGTCGGccaacctgccgccgccgacgaccctgTCCGACCTCCAATACGCATCCCTCGAGGACCGCAACAAGGCATCCATCAGCGCCAACCTCCGCATCGAGGAGGCCATGCCAGGAGAGGAGCTTGGCATGCAGAACGGATACCCTCAGCCTTCGTACCCGCTCCCCGCGCACCCGAGCCCGGCACCCGCGCAGGCGTATCAGCAAGCTGGCCCGATGCAGCCGGCATACCACCCGGCGCAACCAGTGCGGTCTgcacaggaggaggaggaggcgcgccgtATCCAGGAGAGAGCGGACGCGCAGGCGCGGATGCAGCAGGCGCAGGTCGAGGCTCGCGGGGGCAACGCGCCCATGAAGATTCGCGAAAACTACGTGCCGcgtgcggcgcagcgcgcggcgaACCGGCAGGGCACCCAGACGGCGCTCTGCCCCAACTGCAAGCAACAGATCCCCATCAATGAACTCGACGAGCACATGCGGA TCGAGCTCTTGGACCCTCACTGGAAGGAACAAAAGGCTCGAGCGGAAGCGCGATATGCGCAGGCGAATGTGTCGCacgccgacgtggccaaCAACCTGAAGCGACTGGCGAGCCAGCGTAGCGATGTGTTTGATCCGGTGACGGGGCAGGCCATCTCGgaggacgagctggcgcggcggaAGAAGGCAGCTATGAACAGCTTCGACGGCAACCCCGAGGGCAAGAGCCAGGCTCACATGAACCACCTGCAGAGCTTCAACGTGGAGGAGCAGATTCGCGCCATCCACCAAAAGTTTGCGGCCGACAAGAAGTGA
- the PRP21 gene encoding SF3a splicing factor complex subunit, variant 2 (EggNog:ENOG503NV6A~COG:A), with protein MATPAANGDASAALDNLKPPAGVVLPPREIRNILEKTAGYVARNGAVFEDRIRDKESQNPKFSFLNSSDAYFPYYQWRLSEIRAGRGTDIAAGRAGEAPKPEKPQGPPPPPEFEFSAKMPRLNQKDLDILKHTALFTAQHGRQWMTQLAQRETGNPQFQFLIPNHTFHNFFQHMVEQYSKILKCVEDARQKAKLIAELQKIAKNPHIVLERAKQRAEYAKFQQAEKRKKEEEEVQKAEEFARVDWGDFVVVETITFTEADESANLPPPTTLSDLQYASLEDRNKASISANLRIEEAMPGEELGMQNGYPQPSYPLPAHPSPAPAQAYQQAGPMQPAYHPAQPVRSAQEEEEARRIQERADAQARMQQAQVEARGGNAPMKIRENYVPRAAQRAANRQGTQTALCPNCKQQIPINELDEHMRSET; from the coding sequence ATGGCGACTCCAgcggccaacggcgacgcgtccgccgcgctcgacaacctcaagccgcccgccggtgTCGTTCTCCCGCCCCGCGAGATCCGCAACATTCTCGAGAAGACGGCCGGCTACGTGGCTCGCAACGGCGCCGTGTTCGAGGACCGTATCCGCGACAAGGAGAGTCAGAATCCCAAGTTCAGCTTCCTGAACAGCTCTGATGCCTACTTCCCCTACTACCAGTGGCGCCTCAGCGAGAttcgcgccggccgcggcaccgacatcgccgccggccgagcgggcgaggcgcccaAGCCAGAGAAGCCCCAGGgaccgcccccgccccccgaaTTCGAGTTCTCGGCCAAGATGCCGCGTCTCAATCAAAAAGACCTGGACATTCTGAAGCACACGGCGCTATTCACAGCccagcatggccgccagtGGATGACGCAGCTGGCCCAGCGCGAGACCGGCAACCCGCAGTTCCAGTTTCTGATTCCCAACCATACCTTCCACAACTTCTTCCAACACATGGTCGAGCAGTACTCCAAGATTCTCAAGTGCGTCGAGGATGCGAGACAAAAGGCGAAACTCATCGCTGAGCTACAGAAGATAGCCAAGAACCCCCACATTGTGCTAGAACGTGCCAAGCAGCGCGCAGAGTACGCCAAGTTTCAGCAGGCTGAGAAGcggaagaaggaggaggaggaggtgcaAAAGGCCGAGGAGTTTGCCCGCGTCGACTGGGGCGACTTTGTGGTTGTCGAAACCATCACGTTCACTGAGGCCGACGAGTCGGccaacctgccgccgccgacgaccctgTCCGACCTCCAATACGCATCCCTCGAGGACCGCAACAAGGCATCCATCAGCGCCAACCTCCGCATCGAGGAGGCCATGCCAGGAGAGGAGCTTGGCATGCAGAACGGATACCCTCAGCCTTCGTACCCGCTCCCCGCGCACCCGAGCCCGGCACCCGCGCAGGCGTATCAGCAAGCTGGCCCGATGCAGCCGGCATACCACCCGGCGCAACCAGTGCGGTCTgcacaggaggaggaggaggcgcgccgtATCCAGGAGAGAGCGGACGCGCAGGCGCGGATGCAGCAGGCGCAGGTCGAGGCTCGCGGGGGCAACGCGCCCATGAAGATTCGCGAAAACTACGTGCCGcgtgcggcgcagcgcgcggcgaACCGGCAGGGCACCCAGACGGCGCTCTGCCCCAACTGCAAGCAACAGATCCCCATCAATGAACTCGACGAGCACATGCGGAGTGAGACTTAG
- the PMT1 gene encoding Dolichyl-phosphate-mannose--protein mannosyltransferase (CAZy:GT39~COG:O~EggNog:ENOG503NUGH~TransMembrane:12 (o52-73i107-125o145-167i179-197o203-220i232-250o256-276i288-312o617-638i659-676o688-705i717-738o)) produces MARPSSSRGKSPQPPPAQRPSPATSPAPPKSKATKAKKNTSYKSDGVADNDVFLLPLSDYVVALGVTILAALVRVFRIYQPSSVVFDEVHFGGFASKYIKGKFFMDVHPPLAKMLIALTGWMAGFDGNFDFKDIGKDYLEPGVPYVAMRMFPALCGIALAPFMFLTLKAVGCRTTTSAMGASLIVFENGLLTQARLILLDSPLVAATAFTALAFSCFTNQHELGPAKAFQPAWWFWLVMTGLGLGTTASIKWVGLFTIAWVGALTLVQLWVLLGDNKNVTLRIWAKHFMARVFCLIVIPITFYMAMFAIHFVCLVNPGDGDGFMSSEFQATLNSKGMKDVAADVVLGSRVSIRHVNTQGGYLHSHPLMYPTGSKQQQITLYPHKDDNNVWLLENQTQPLGIDGQPINGTDAWDKLPAPEYIKDGAVLRLYHQPTHRRLHSHDVRPPITEADWQNEVSAYGFEGFEGDANDYFRVEIVKKKSDGAIAKERLRTIETKFRLVHVMTGCVLFSHKVKLPDWASEQQEVTCARGGSMPNSLWYIEYNEHPLLGEDTEKVNYRNPGFFGKFWELQQVMWRTNAGLTESHAWDSRPESWPILRRGINFWGKHNTQIYLIGNPIIWWATSLAIVAWVLFKGIAILRWQRSCNDYSSTTFKRFDYEIGTYVLGWALHYFPFYLMQRQLFLHHYFPALYFAVIALCQMFDYLTARIPGAGARDSAFFNKIAAVSFLTISIAAFTLYAPLAYGNHWTKSDCSRVKLFGTWDWDCNNFLDTVSDSTVIPQRQLPQRGT; encoded by the exons ATGGCCAGGCCGAGCTCCAGCCGGGGCAAGAGTCCCCAGcccccgccggcgcagaggccatcgcccgcgacctcgcccgcgccgcccaagagcaaggccaccaaggccaagaagaacaCCTCGTACAAGtccgatggcgtcgccgacaacgaTGTCTTTCTCCTCCCGCTCTCTGActacgtcgtcgccctgggcGTCACCATTCTGGCCGCCTTGGTCCGCGTCTTCCGCATCTACCAGCCCTCTAGCGTCGTCTTTGACGAGGTCCA CTTCGGCGGCTTTGCTTCCAAATACATCAAGGGCAAGTTCTTCATGGACGTGCACCCGCCCCTGGCCAAGATGCTCATCGCCCTGACcggctggatggctggcttTGACGGCAACTTCGACTTCAAGGATATTGGCAAGGACTACCTCGAACCCGGCGTCCCCTACGTTGCCATGCGCATGTTTCCCGCTCTCTGCGGCATTGCTCTAGCTCCCTTCATGTTCCTGACCCTCAAGGCCGTCGGCTGTCGCACCACGACGTCTGCCATGGGTGCAAGCCTCATTGTCTTTG AAAACGGCCTGCTCACACAGGCGCGCCTGATCCTACTCGATtcgcccctcgtcgccgcaacCGCCTTtaccgccctcgccttctcgTGCTTCACGAACCAGCACGAGCTCGGCCCCGCCAAGGCCTTCCAGCCAGCGTGGTGGTTCTGGCTGGTCATGACAGGTCTCGGACTGGGCACCACTGCCAGTATCAAGTGGGTGGGCCTGTTCACCATCGCCTGGGTCGGTGCCCTGACGCTGGTGCAACTCTGGGTCCTGCTGGGCGACAACAAGAACGTCACTCTG CGCATTTGGGCCAAGCACTTCATGGCACGCGTCTTCTGCCTCATCGTCATTCCCATCACCTTCTACATGGCCATGTTCGCCATTCACTTCGTCTGCCTTGTCAAccctggcgacggcgacggcttcATGAGCTCCGAGTTCCAGGCTACGCTCAACAGCAAGGGCATGaaggacgtcgccgccgatgtcgTCCTGGGCAGCCGCGTCTCCATCCGTCACGTCAATACCCAAGGTGGCTACCTGCACTCGCACCCGCTCATGTACCCGACCGGtagcaagcagcagcagatcaCGCTGTACCCCCACAAGGACGACAACAACGTCTGGCTTCTTGAGAACCAGACGCAGCCTCTGggcatcgacggccagccCATCAACGGCACTGATGCATGGGACAAGCTTCCTGCACCCGAGTACAtcaaggacggcgcggtCCTCAGGCTCTATCACCAGCCCACCCACCGACGCCTGCATTCCCACGACGTGCGACCTCCCATCACGGAGGCCGACTGGCAGAACGAGGTCTCGGCATATGGCTTTGAGGgcttcgagggcgacgccaaTGACTATTTCCGCGTCGAAATTGTCAAGAAGAAGTcggacggcgccatcgccaaggagcGCCTCCGCACCATCGAGACCAAGTTCAGGCTCGTGCACGTCATGACGGGCTGCGTGCTCTTTTCCCACAAGGTCAAGCTCCCCGATTGGGCGTCGGAACAGCAAGAGGTGACgtgcgcccgcggcggcagcatgcCCAACAGCCTGTGGTACATTGAGTACAACGAGCACccgctgctcggcgaggacacGGAAAAGGTCAACTACCGCAACCCGGGCTTCTTTGGTAAGTTTTGGGAGCTCCAGCAGGTCATGTGGCGCACCAATGCTGGTCTCACCGAGTCGCACGCCTGGGATTCGCGCCCCGAATCGTGGCCCATtctgcgccgcggcatcAACTTCTGGGGCAAGCACAACACGCAAATCTACCTCATTGGCAACCCCATCATCTGGTGGGCGACATCGCTCGCCATTGTTGCCTGGGTCCTCTTCAAGGGCATCGCAATCCTGCGCTGGCAGCGCAGCTGCAACGACTACTCGAGCACCACGTTTAAGCGCTTCGACTACGAGATCGGGACCTacgtgctgggctgggcgctgCACTACTTCCCCTTTTACCTCATGCAGCGCCAGCTCTTCTTGCACCACTACTTCCCCGCGCTTTACTttgccgtcatcgccctGTGCCAGATGTTCGACTACCTGACGGCTCGCATCCCCGgtgccggcgcgcgcgacagcGCCTTCTTTAACAAGATTGCCGCCGTCAGCTTCCTGACCATttccatcgccgccttcaccCTGTACGCGCCGCTCGCATACGGCAACCACTGGACCAAGAGCGATTGCAGCCGCGTCAAGCTCTTCGGCACCTGGGATTGGGACTGCAACAACTTCCTTGACACCGTAAGTGACTCCACGGTCATTCCCCAGCGGCAGCTCCCGCAGCGTGGCACATGA
- the PMT1 gene encoding Dolichyl-phosphate-mannose--protein mannosyltransferase (CAZy:GT39~COG:O~EggNog:ENOG503NUGH~TransMembrane:12 (o52-73i107-125o145-167i179-197o203-220i232-250o256-276i288-312o617-638i659-676o688-705i717-742o)) has product MARPSSSRGKSPQPPPAQRPSPATSPAPPKSKATKAKKNTSYKSDGVADNDVFLLPLSDYVVALGVTILAALVRVFRIYQPSSVVFDEVHFGGFASKYIKGKFFMDVHPPLAKMLIALTGWMAGFDGNFDFKDIGKDYLEPGVPYVAMRMFPALCGIALAPFMFLTLKAVGCRTTTSAMGASLIVFENGLLTQARLILLDSPLVAATAFTALAFSCFTNQHELGPAKAFQPAWWFWLVMTGLGLGTTASIKWVGLFTIAWVGALTLVQLWVLLGDNKNVTLRIWAKHFMARVFCLIVIPITFYMAMFAIHFVCLVNPGDGDGFMSSEFQATLNSKGMKDVAADVVLGSRVSIRHVNTQGGYLHSHPLMYPTGSKQQQITLYPHKDDNNVWLLENQTQPLGIDGQPINGTDAWDKLPAPEYIKDGAVLRLYHQPTHRRLHSHDVRPPITEADWQNEVSAYGFEGFEGDANDYFRVEIVKKKSDGAIAKERLRTIETKFRLVHVMTGCVLFSHKVKLPDWASEQQEVTCARGGSMPNSLWYIEYNEHPLLGEDTEKVNYRNPGFFGKFWELQQVMWRTNAGLTESHAWDSRPESWPILRRGINFWGKHNTQIYLIGNPIIWWATSLAIVAWVLFKGIAILRWQRSCNDYSSTTFKRFDYEIGTYVLGWALHYFPFYLMQRQLFLHHYFPALYFAVIALCQMFDYLTARIPGAGARDSAFFNKIAAVSFLTISIAAFTLYAPLAYGNHWTKSDCSRVKLFGTWDWDCNNFLDTYEAYSSQHVVDVSSSTGAVPTADVSGNVGELEKSAAQEKVHEEAKPSSPPAEPKVVSKEERIEYRDQDGNILNEEQVKELQGKVEFKTKYETRTRVVDDMGKEIPMPEGGWPADIAGAGVAPPHPDVEGVDKETVKAGDAKPPQDAAASRDGEKESEWSKAKPASEGQEATVRDEL; this is encoded by the exons ATGGCCAGGCCGAGCTCCAGCCGGGGCAAGAGTCCCCAGcccccgccggcgcagaggccatcgcccgcgacctcgcccgcgccgcccaagagcaaggccaccaaggccaagaagaacaCCTCGTACAAGtccgatggcgtcgccgacaacgaTGTCTTTCTCCTCCCGCTCTCTGActacgtcgtcgccctgggcGTCACCATTCTGGCCGCCTTGGTCCGCGTCTTCCGCATCTACCAGCCCTCTAGCGTCGTCTTTGACGAGGTCCA CTTCGGCGGCTTTGCTTCCAAATACATCAAGGGCAAGTTCTTCATGGACGTGCACCCGCCCCTGGCCAAGATGCTCATCGCCCTGACcggctggatggctggcttTGACGGCAACTTCGACTTCAAGGATATTGGCAAGGACTACCTCGAACCCGGCGTCCCCTACGTTGCCATGCGCATGTTTCCCGCTCTCTGCGGCATTGCTCTAGCTCCCTTCATGTTCCTGACCCTCAAGGCCGTCGGCTGTCGCACCACGACGTCTGCCATGGGTGCAAGCCTCATTGTCTTTG AAAACGGCCTGCTCACACAGGCGCGCCTGATCCTACTCGATtcgcccctcgtcgccgcaacCGCCTTtaccgccctcgccttctcgTGCTTCACGAACCAGCACGAGCTCGGCCCCGCCAAGGCCTTCCAGCCAGCGTGGTGGTTCTGGCTGGTCATGACAGGTCTCGGACTGGGCACCACTGCCAGTATCAAGTGGGTGGGCCTGTTCACCATCGCCTGGGTCGGTGCCCTGACGCTGGTGCAACTCTGGGTCCTGCTGGGCGACAACAAGAACGTCACTCTG CGCATTTGGGCCAAGCACTTCATGGCACGCGTCTTCTGCCTCATCGTCATTCCCATCACCTTCTACATGGCCATGTTCGCCATTCACTTCGTCTGCCTTGTCAAccctggcgacggcgacggcttcATGAGCTCCGAGTTCCAGGCTACGCTCAACAGCAAGGGCATGaaggacgtcgccgccgatgtcgTCCTGGGCAGCCGCGTCTCCATCCGTCACGTCAATACCCAAGGTGGCTACCTGCACTCGCACCCGCTCATGTACCCGACCGGtagcaagcagcagcagatcaCGCTGTACCCCCACAAGGACGACAACAACGTCTGGCTTCTTGAGAACCAGACGCAGCCTCTGggcatcgacggccagccCATCAACGGCACTGATGCATGGGACAAGCTTCCTGCACCCGAGTACAtcaaggacggcgcggtCCTCAGGCTCTATCACCAGCCCACCCACCGACGCCTGCATTCCCACGACGTGCGACCTCCCATCACGGAGGCCGACTGGCAGAACGAGGTCTCGGCATATGGCTTTGAGGgcttcgagggcgacgccaaTGACTATTTCCGCGTCGAAATTGTCAAGAAGAAGTcggacggcgccatcgccaaggagcGCCTCCGCACCATCGAGACCAAGTTCAGGCTCGTGCACGTCATGACGGGCTGCGTGCTCTTTTCCCACAAGGTCAAGCTCCCCGATTGGGCGTCGGAACAGCAAGAGGTGACgtgcgcccgcggcggcagcatgcCCAACAGCCTGTGGTACATTGAGTACAACGAGCACccgctgctcggcgaggacacGGAAAAGGTCAACTACCGCAACCCGGGCTTCTTTGGTAAGTTTTGGGAGCTCCAGCAGGTCATGTGGCGCACCAATGCTGGTCTCACCGAGTCGCACGCCTGGGATTCGCGCCCCGAATCGTGGCCCATtctgcgccgcggcatcAACTTCTGGGGCAAGCACAACACGCAAATCTACCTCATTGGCAACCCCATCATCTGGTGGGCGACATCGCTCGCCATTGTTGCCTGGGTCCTCTTCAAGGGCATCGCAATCCTGCGCTGGCAGCGCAGCTGCAACGACTACTCGAGCACCACGTTTAAGCGCTTCGACTACGAGATCGGGACCTacgtgctgggctgggcgctgCACTACTTCCCCTTTTACCTCATGCAGCGCCAGCTCTTCTTGCACCACTACTTCCCCGCGCTTTACTttgccgtcatcgccctGTGCCAGATGTTCGACTACCTGACGGCTCGCATCCCCGgtgccggcgcgcgcgacagcGCCTTCTTTAACAAGATTGCCGCCGTCAGCTTCCTGACCATttccatcgccgccttcaccCTGTACGCGCCGCTCGCATACGGCAACCACTGGACCAAGAGCGATTGCAGCCGCGTCAAGCTCTTCGGCACCTGGGATTGGGACTGCAACAACTTCCTTGACACC TATGAGGCATACTCGTCGCAACACGTCGTCGATgtgagctcctcgacgggcgccgTACCGACGGCCGATGTGTCGGGCAACGTgggcgagctcgagaagAGCGCAGCGCAAGAAAAGGTCCATGAAGAGGCGAAGCCGTCATCGCCTCCCGCCGAGCCCAAGGTGGTGTCCAAGGAGGAGCGCATCGAGTACCGGGATCAGGACGGCAACATCCTCAACGAAgagcaggtcaaggagctcCAGGGCAAGGTAGAGTTCAAGACCAAGTACGAGACGCGCacgcgcgtcgtcgacgacatgggcaaGGAGATCCCCATGCCCGAGGGCGGGTGGCCGGCCGACATCGCCGGTGCTGgggtcgcgccgccgcacccagacgtcgagggcgtcgacaagGAGACAGTCAAGGCAGGGGATGCCAAGCCACCccaggacgcggccgcgagccgcgacggcgagaaggAGTCGGAGTGGTCCAAGGCCAAGCCCGCCAGCGAGGGCCAGGAGGCCACCGTCCGCGACGAGCTGTAA
- a CDS encoding uncharacterized protein (TransMembrane:1 (o49-67i)): protein MTLVSKLEFFLARAADRLRKCRMTGTGEEPPPMGAFQAFGINSSSGSSSLWGGCRVFLQSAPLLLVFGKRRKTGRDRTEWGSGTGRGEALLRHDLYEYLGICGFFMS, encoded by the coding sequence ATGACACTTGTATCAAAACTAGAGTTTTTCTTGGCCCGTGCGGCGGACAGGCTGCGCAAGTGCCGAATGACAGGCACGGGagaggagccgccgcccatgggTGCATTTCAGGCGTTTGGGATTaatagcagcagcggcagtagCAGCTTGTGGGGTGGCTGTCGCGTGTTTCTTCAGTCCGCCCCCCTGCTCTTGGTGTTTGGGAAGAGGCGAAAGACTGGACGGGACCGGACGGAATGGGGGAGCGGGACTGGAAGGGGGGAGGCTTTGTTGCGACATGACCTGTATGAGTATCTCGGCATCTGTGGCTTTTTCATGTCTTGA
- the SEC2 gene encoding rab guanine nucleotide exchange factor S2 (COG:U~EggNog:ENOG503NZEU): MESFIHVAGWSQHHQSSPRPSSGRSFGHLRSLSSVAHTTSVSSPPSPGPPKSSPFPKSSSTSQLPGVSLKASLSAPILGSDELSTLPDPRRRVSDLDGDNGRSHSTHHPDLTDEVATLSTKLINAINHQTILDDTLSATRHELQSARDRIRELERRNQSQRDMMAGDVWVRKSSLDHERKAMQTDKKLVLARLAEETAKRLDVEKEKKRIEQELENLTTALFEEANKMVIGAKEEAQAQHEALQRKNDQLKAQLADSESLLKSQQEQLSELKQVLENLATERDDLTTGTTAPPSPGVPRFDAVEVAAAALPPGSAESTAPCPPLGLQHLLQPVLRVDLGAFDDFMTLAHLSQQRRGSRISSGSMGGLASSTFGLGGGGGGATFSSHPNASTASLSTATASSSAPQSPNTPASTASMGSIGQGGAPIPNLKDTKFYKRVLSEDIEPTLRLDTAPGLSWLARRSVLAAIADGSLVVEPVPQVATTYVAARPQYYPCSLCGEARKSEEHLRTHRFRTSEAESAQRYPLCNYCLTRVRSTCDFVGFLRMVRDGYWKMDDQDHERAAWEECVKLREHMFWARIGGGVVPAITHAGVPTAAGGSNPHDMAATTDKEPRLSQERAAGTGLSDGRAAIPEQDETLRDADAAAAHGAEPREPQTPPEQTTDSNASDDAKKPTHAPDESTSDEPQQSATKLATN; encoded by the exons ATGGAATC CTTCATCCACGTCGCCGGGTGGTCGCAACACCATCAGTCCTCCCCACGACCATCCTCGGGCCGCTCCTTTGGCCATCTTcgctccctctcctccgtcgcccACACTAcctcggtctcgtcgcccccgtcgcccggcCCTCCCAAGTCGAGCCCGTTTCCCaagtcctcgtcgacgtcgcagCTTCCCGGTGTTTCGCTCAAGGCATCCCTGTCGGCGCCCATTCTCGGCAGCGATGAGCTGAGTACCTTGCCCGACCCGCGGAGACGCGTTTCCGACTtggacggcgacaacggACGCTCCCACTCGACCCACCATCCCGATCTGACCGACGAGGTGGCGACCCTGAGCACCAAGCTCATCAATGCCATCAACCACCAGACGATCCTCGATGATACCTTGTCCGCAACCCGCCACGAGCTGCAATCCGCCCGCGACCGTATACGCGAGTTAGAGCGCCGCAACCAGTCGCAGCgggacatgatggcgggcgacgtgtGGGTTCGCAAATCGAGCCTTGATCATGAGCGGAAAGCCATGCAGACGGATAAAAAGCTTGTCCTGGCACGGCTTGCCGAAGAGACGGCCAAGCGACTTGATGTcgagaaggaaaagaagcGGATTGAACAAGAGCTCGAGAACCTCACAACTGCCCTCTTCGAGGAGGCTAACAAGATGGTCATTGGCgccaaggaggaggcccAGGCTCAGCACGAAGCTCTACAGCGGAAAAATGATCAGCTCAaggcgcagctcgccgactcgGAGAGCCTGCTCAAGTCACAGCAGGAGCAGTTGTCGGAGCTCAAGCAAGTCCTGGAGAACCTGGCCACGGAGCGCGACGActtgacgacgggcacgaCGGCCCCGCCGTCACCGGGAGTGCCTCGCTTCGACGCTGTAGaggtggctgctgccgccctcccgccagGCTCGGCTGAATCGACCGCTCCATGTCCCCCCTTGGGGCTGCAGcacctgctgcagcccgtACTGcgcgtcgacctcggcgcaTTCGACGACTTTATGACCCTTGCCCATCTGTCGCAACAACGGCGCGGAAGCCGCATCTCGTCGGGCTCCATGGGAGGactggcgtcgtcgacatttggcctcggcggcggcggcggcggcgccacgtTCAGCTCCCATCCAAACGCATCGACGGCCTCACTGAGCACCGCGacagcgagcagcagcgcccctCAGTCGCCCAACACGCCCGCGTCCACAGCCAGCATGGGCTCTATCGGCCAAGGCGGGGCCCCGATTCCCAATCTCAAGGACACGAAATTCTACAAGCGCGTCCTGTCCGAGGACATTGAACCCACTCTCCGCTTGGACACGGCACCGGGCCTGTCGTGGCTCGCGCGACGATCAGTGCTGGCGGCCATTGCGGACGGCTCGCTCGTGGTGGAGCCCGTGCCGCAAGTGGCCACGACGTACGTGGCCGCCAGACCTCAGTACTACCCGTGCTCGCTGTGCGGGGAGGCGCGAAAAAGCGAGGAGCATCTGCGCACGCATCGCTTCCGTACAAGCGAGGCCGAGTCGGCGCAACGCTACCCGCTGTGCAATTACTGCCTCACACGCGTCCGCTCCACATGCGACTTTGTGGGTTTCCTGCGCATGGTCCGCGACGGCTACTGGAAGATGGACGACCAAGATCACGAGAGAGCGGCCTGGGAAGAGTGTGTTAAGCTGCGCGAGCATATGTTTTGGGCCCGCATTGGTGGCGGAGTCGTCCCCGCGATCACCCATGCAGGGGTACCGACTGCCGCTGGTGGTAGTAATCCTCACGACATGGCCGCGACGACCGACAAGGAGCCGCGGCTCAGCCAGGAGCGCGCTGCTGGGACGGGGCTCTCggacgggcgcgcggccatACCCGAGCAAGATGAAACATTGcgtgacgccgacgctgccgctgcccacggCGCGGAGCCCAGGGAACCCCAGACCCCACCCGAGCAAACAACGGACAGCAACGCAAGCGATGACGCCAAGAAGCCGACGCATGCACCGGATGAATCGACCAGCGACGAGCCGCAGCAATCTGCGACGAAGCTTGCCACGAACTGA